tttaAGAGATTAGTTAAACATGATCCATTGTTCCGGAATCCATGCTGTGTGTCTAATATCAGTTTGTGGTTGTCAAAGAAGGAAGTTGTTTTGTCTCTAAGTattttttctaaaatttttatAACTACCGTGGTGAGACTGATAGGTCTCTAGTTTCTAGCTTAACTTTTGCTATTTTTCTTGAATGTTGGTGAGACATTTGCGCATTTCCAGTGAGTCGGTACGATTCCTTCCTGCAACGATCTATTGAAGAGCAATTTCAGAGGTAACACATGTTCTTCTTGACATTCTCTTAATAGCCTGGATGATAATCTATCATCACCTGTGTTTTTATTGGGGTCAAGGTTACGAAGGTATTTGGCTATATCGACTTCGCTTATTTCACCTATTATTAGCTTTTCGTTTTCGGAAACTCTAAACATATTGATTGCAGTTGGCAAGGTCGAAATGTCTTCTGTGATAAACACGCTGTGAAAAAAGTTATATAGAATTTTTGCCATGTCATTGCAGTCACTAACAAGTacgttattattatcttttattggtccaattttttgtttatttttctttttttttttactacggatgtattgaaaaaaaattttaggATTTGTTTTCGCTTGTTTTGATATGTATATTTCAAGGTTGCGTTTCgacttccttatctctctctcacaacatcGTTTGGTGGTAATATAACACCTGTAATCGTTATCAGatttaatttgtttatatttagcATATAGACCCTTTTTTCCTAGCGATGATGTGTTTTATAAGAtacttttaatgcattttggctttttgtatcgatcaagctcaaaaaattcaaaatacttgttattctctttctctatagagagtattttgcatgctttttagcgttttggtaggtaaacactcaaacaacaagtttttgataatttttgttttgttttgttttgttttgttttgtttatctatgtaGGGTGCTTCCCATGCTTTATAgtattttgatgcctaacacgctcataaacactcaaaagacacgtttctggaaatgtaatttttttcctcatatagggtgcttcgcatggatttttggcgttttagtacataacaatgtgaaatacagtgaaaatacacattttttttggtaaaattattgtttctcctaatagattgctattcatgcgttttagacttttggtaccgaagaagcttaaaacactcataatacacgtttctcatgatgacttttcttttccccatatttgcatgtttttttttttttgcgtttttctttcGTAACAAGCTCTAAAACTCCTAgcatacttgtttttgataatgctattctttctcttcttaaagggtattttgtatgctttttactgttttgatacttaggaaggtaaaaaaaaaaaaaaatcaaaatacacgtttttttgtaacgtttttttttttttattccataaaagttactttctttgctttcgagcattttgtttcctaacatgcataaaaaatctcaaaatatatgttccgtgaaatgtcgttttatttccctGTAGAAGGGGTTTTTGCAAACATTTTGGCGTTATtgtacataatgtgaaaaatattcaaattgtaacggtgtcacataattaataataatatgtattgtatttataatgccttgcctgattaaCAATTtaagtgtatgtatacgtacatgcataagtgtagatagtgggtgttggcggataagggtggggaggatatgatcacgccaccttacgtcacacacacacaccatgcaactttccatactccttttattgccatcgataagtaatcggtagcacctacattatagtatctaagtattctccatggttaatctctccctaatgtattttggcatgtattactcttagctataagtagcttttcccttgccttgtttatgtaattagagagttatagttatgaatatattcatgtactgtgagtgcggtcaacccgcccctatttctactgtcagcagtttttgaaggcgctaagctcccttgtgccggctccggcagtctcttgccagggtgtaacgctgtaccacgcagaggacatccgttgtcccatacgcgccacacccttctccagaactctgtacatatatctaaatatacctatttttatacgttcacctttgacattcacctgaaaaccacagaaactcaccaagagtgactacctattatacaaaggtaagaaattaatgaacagtgtccagcggtaattgataattcaaaaccactctggaacagaataacaagtttttggtaacctcctctttctctctctttcgttttggtacgtaagctcaaaaacactcataatacacgtttctcgtcatgtcttttcgtttctccatatagggtgatttgcatgtattttttctatgtaagaagctgaaaatcactcaaaatatttgtttttggtaatgttattctgtttcttcaaaaaaaggtgttttgcctgAGTTTTAGCGATTTCTACGTATGAatttcaaaaacaatcaaaagatattttcgtaatatttcaccatataggaggctttgcattcattttgtcattttcgtGCCCAACAATGTCaaatagtcaaaatacacgttttttggtaaagttgttttgaatttccatataagaacataagaacataaaaaataagcgAAGCTGCAAGAATCGACCAGGCTTATAGTGGCACTCCccatatgaaatatacctacctatttctatctattatccccatccataaacccgtctaatcttctcttaaacctctctagtgtcctagcactaataacatgattactgagtccgttctatttatctaccactctatttgagaaccaattttttcttatctccttcctaaacctaaatttttcaagcttgaatccgttatttcttgttctaccccggttgctgatcctaagaattttgcttacacccccttgttataacccttataccaatTAAAGagttctatcaggtcccctcttaacctacgtctctctgaagaatgtaaatttaacagcttcaatcttgcctcgtaaggaatacccctcattccctgtatccttttagtcattgtCCTCTgaactgattctaatagactctCCAATGGCTGCCATGTAAACAACGGGTGACGGGTGCTCTGTGATATCTGAGCTTTTTCCATGGAACAAAGCCTCATGAGGGAGCGTCATTCTGCATACAGTGAGAGCTACGTCCCTAGATGGCCCTGAGTGCTTAAATTGAGTTTTTCATTTGTGGACTTAGAATATATAAGGGAGTTAATGTACAGGCTACTGAGGCACCCTCCCTCGACCGAGATTTAATTTTCTGCGCATGTGCACACGATGACGTGTATGAATGCGTCAGAGTGATAGCCTTAATGGTTACGCATGAATCATCGCCTTGGTCATCACCGAACCCTCAGACATACGTAAGCTGGTTTCATTCGAGTAATCAAATCACAAAGTGAGCTGAAACCAATGCAATAGACCCTCACCCATTGGTAGGCTACCTTCATTTGAGAGCTCTATCAAGGTGGTGAGCCATATCCGATGAAATATACTAAACTAATATGATTATCAATGAATTATTGGCATATGCGAAGCACTTTATAAATGCTAGTGCCTATGATAACGTGAAACGAATTATTCAAAGCTTTTATAGCTCATAGGAAATTATTACTGCTAAAAAGGCACTGTGGGATGCTTGTGGAGATGTGCTGGGCAAGCTGCCTGAACGGAAGTCAACTGATAAAAGGCCAGGCTCAGTTGCACACATCATTGACATATTGGATGCCCTGAAAACATTAGATGCTACCAATAAATTACCTGATGTGGTAGCTCGTGATTTGGATCGTCTACTAGACCGTCAACCCGAAGATTTGAATCTTCTGATGATAGTGCAGAGGGTTGCTGCTCTCGAGAAGAGTTTGGAACAGCTTAGTGATGCTCTGTCACCTATTGCTGTAGATGTACTGAATTTAAAGGAGACTAAACACCGCTCCTTTAATGATGCACTGATTAATCGGCGACCTTCAGTCCAGGAAGATAACAATGATAGAAATATTGGAATACAAACTGAAGTGGAAAATGCCTCTGCAAATTAAATAAGTTCATACTCAAAACTGGATGATACTGCTTCTCACACACAGTCAAATAGTATAATGAATCCTCCGACATCAATATCAGTCCCTacatctcctcttcatctttcatcaTATCACCGGAAGCAGAACCGCCCCGATTCTAACAAATGTGAGTCGCCATTATGGGACACATCAGAGGACGTGGAAGTGAGCACGGGAAGGACAAGACAACTTCAGCCTGACGAGGATGGTTTCATTCCTGTGATGTCGCGGTGTATGAGGCGATAGGTGATAGGATGCGGAGAGACCTCGGTGTCAGGCTTTGAGGGAGCACTGCCACCACTCAGAAACATATGGGTGTCTAGAGTCCACCATAGAACCACTGAAACCCTCTCTACCTTCATTGAAAAACAACAGGTTAAGTTTTTTTATATTGAGAAAGTCTCACATGAAAATGCAAAGTTTAGTTCTTTTAAAATAAGTATATCGAAAAATGACTTCACAAAAGTATTGGATGATTCTTTCTGGCCACAAGGAGTGCAGTGTCAACCTGTGTTCAACCTGTCAGCCTGTGTCTGTGTGGCGGGAACATGCCCGCCGCAATGCAGCTCATCACCCTGATAATGACAGTGAAAACCAATTTTCCTCTTCACAGACGGTATACCAACCATCAGTCAGGACTCTACTAGTGTGTCCCGTGGCACTGATAAGGTCAGTAATTTACCTCATGGTACATTAGATAATACGATTTGATAACatctgttgtttttattgttaaccATGGCACAAAGTCTTAAAATAGTTTCTTTTAATTGTTCAGGTTTTAAATTCAGGAATTACGATTTGAAATTATTATTTCACTATGAaattattatttcattcattattttcattgattatttcattgtcatttacatatatctatatctatatatttaggAAATGTGATATCTTATTAATTCAAGAGACATGGCTGTATAATTTTcaacatgaagaaataggaaaagtttTGGTTGACAGTGAGCACCATGCGGTGTCAGCTATGGATGAGTGTGATGTTTCCCGTGTTGGTAGGCCATACGATGGATGTGCAGTGGTGTGGCGTCGCGGCCTAGTGTTGGACTTCcagcccctcaccaccacttctaAGTGCCTGTGTGCTGTTGTAGCTCACAGTCAATGTGATAGATTACTCCTCGTTTCGATGTACATGCCTAATGATGATAACTGTGATCGGAGTTTTGAAATTTTTGGTGAAGTCTTAAATGAATTGTCAGCTATGATAAATTTATATGACGGTTATGATATAATTGCGGGGGATTTTAATGTGGATTTCTATAGACGATCTCATAATGCTGATCTTTTAAAACTGTTTCTGAATGAGGAAAATTGATTGTGTCCACCATTATCTTCTACTCACACGACCTATACCTATGAGTCGGCACGAGGTAATAGATCTTGTATCGATCATTTCATTGTTAATGAATCTGCTATTAGAGCTGGTGAATGTCTCAACTTTTATGGATGGCAACAATCTAACTGAACATTTACCTATATCTATAACGACTACTTTAACAGTAAATGTCTGTAATACAGAAAAATTCACACCGCCAAGCGTTGACTGGGAAAAAGCTTTGTCCCTAGATAAtgggaactataaaacactgatTGATTTTCATTTAAGGCATTTAGATATGTCGGGTGTTCTGGCACCATGTCCTGATTACCCTTGTAAAACACACAGTAACATGATAATGAACACACTCGAAAAGATActtgaaatattaaagaaatgtgCTTATATTGCTATACCTAGACAGCGCGTAAATTgttgaaatattaaagaaatgtgCTTATATTGCTATACCTAGACAGCgcataaatggaaagaaaggaataccaGGATGGAATGAATATGTAAGACCGTATAAGGACAAATCCACCTTCTGGCATGGAATTTGGAAAAATGCAGGTTGTCCGGCTAGTGGACAGCTTGCAGATTTAAGAAGGTTTAGTAGATCGAAATATCACTGGGCAATTAAACAAGCTAAAAGGAATGCAGATGAGATCTTGAAGAAAAATACAGCTGTCACTCTTAGAAATAAATCATTCAAAGATTTCTGAAAgatcattaaaaaaatgaaaggaagaaatatgtgTTCTAATCAGTTTAATATtactctgttcctccataaagtttttttttttttttacatggatGTGGTAAGTAaaaaaaggtcaaaaacacaaaaagctagtttttggtaatgttttgatttcccatatagggtgctttcaaagctttttagtgttttggtgcctaacactcaaaaacgcttaaaagataCATTTCCGGAAATGTGGTAtcattttccaatatagggtgatttgtatgcattttggcgttttggtacctaacaatgggaaaaaaaacactcaaaatacatttttggtaatgctttttctctttcttcgtatAGCAtgcaattcatgcgttttagcgttttgtacctaagaaggtcaaaaacactcataaaatatCGTAatgtttatcgtaatgtccttttgtttccaagtattggatattttccatgcattttggcgtttaagTACGTAACAAAATCAAAAcgactcaaaatacgtgtttttcgtaatgatattAAGTTTCTCcacaaagtgtgttttgcatatgttttagcgctttggtacgtaaaaaaaaataaaaatactcaaaagacatgttttttttggtaaggttgttttctattcctataaagggtgctttccatattttttttttagcgttttggtgcctaactcttaaaaaaaaaaaaaaaaactcaaaagatacgtttctggtagtttttttttttttttttttctcctgtggaaaaggctttccatgtattttggcgttttggtaactagcaatgtgaaaaacacggaaaatacatgtttttactaacgttttagcgttttagtaactaagaagctcaaaacacttcatacacgtttttcgaaatgtcctttcgttttcccataaagagtgcttttgcatgctttttttgttgtttttatccaTAATTAATTCAAAAACagtcaatatacacgtttttggtaatgttattccgtttctccataagaggtgttttgcatgcattttagaattttggtatgtaagagactcaaaaacactcagaagacactttttggtagtgttgttttgATTTCGCATATTTTatgctttacatgctttttaccgtttttgtgCTTAAagcgcttaaaaacactcaatagacatgtttctggatatgtcgtttcctttcccaatgTAAGATACTTTGAATCCATTTTTGGTTGTTGGTAACTAACATTGTAAAaatcattcaaaatacacgtttttggtaatgttgttctctttctctatatagagtgctattcataccttttagtgttttgtacctaaaaagctaaaaaaaaacactcataatacacgtttcttgtaatgtcctttcgtttccccatatagtgtactggacatgcattttggcgtttctcttcttaacaatctcaaaaacacacaaaatactttttttttataatgttttataatgtttttccataaaggctgttttgcatgcaatttagcgttttggtatgtaacaaaatgaaaacatcaaaaatacacgtctttgtaatgttgttttattttcctatatagggtgcattccatgctttttatcgttttggtgcctaacactattataaacacttaaaagacacgttcctggtaatgttgtttaatttccacatgtcagacacttttcattcattttgacgttttggtacctaacaatgtgaaaacaccaatatatatatatatatatatatatatatatatatatatatatatatatatatatatatatatatatatatatatatatatatatatatatatatatatatatatatatatattttttttttaatgttatgtttctccatatagagtcttACTcatgcgtttttgtgttttggtacctagaatataaaaaaaaaaatacattcataatatacgttagtcgttatgtctttttgtttacccCTATAGTGTacattgtatgcatttttggcgtttttgtacagaactagctcaaaaacacttttaatacacgtttttttttggtaatgttgttcagttaggtgttttacatgtgtttcagccttttggtacataagaagctgaaaaagactcaaaaggcacgtttttggtaatgttgttttgtattcccatttttaacgttttggtgccaaacactCTTAAAAAGACTACAAACATACATTTCtcttaatgtcgtttcgtttaccCCATATAGTaaattttgtatgcattttggcgttttgtcacCTAAAATTgtgtaaaacacttaaaatccatCTTTTTGggaaatattttgtttctccatatagagtgatattcatacgctttcgcgttttggtacataaaaactcaaaattattcataatacacgtttatcttaatgtcctttcgtatcCTTATATAGGGTACAATACATGAATTTTGGTGTATTGTACGTAACATGCtttaaaaactgaaaatacacgtttttggtaatgtttttgtgtttctccataacgtgtgttttgcatgcgttttagttttATGGTAagcaagtagctcaaaaacaatcaaaaaatTATTtaggtaatgctgttttctatttccatagagggcattttccatgcttttttttttttttattttggtgcctacgcagaaaaacactcaaaagatgcgtttcttttaatatcattgaatttccccatattggagaatttgtatacattttaacgttttcatacctaacaatgtaaaaaacactaaaattgcACTTTTATGgttatgttctgtttctcaaaacAGAGTGATATCCatgtgttttagtacctaagaagccaaaaaaaaaaaaaaaaactcataacactatataacaaaatttcacttttgtctcgtgcttggccccaaaccataattttccagttatttccatctaaacaagagagaaaaaaaagttattttgatcctaaaactttgcttttgtggtcagAACAGTGcattttgccttatttcattatagtatgggttactaatggttttcatgtcaggtaaagacctttgcaaaatctcaattgcttatctaattgcttttgaaatgttgcaaaaagttaaaacaatgaaagaaagactaTGAAGTGTTcaaaagatttttaattttaataagatcattctttaactgaccagatctagcaagaaatttttcatattcagaagaatttgcttcagaaatcttctcaaatcctcgagaatgttctaccagacgcttttagaagtttctaaaactttttagaacattctattcattGTAAGCATTtgcagaatattctagaactttctagaatagagtagaaatatgtagaagtatcaagaattttctagaatctacaagaattttctagaatgatttagaatattctaaagtagggtCAAGAATACTCTATAAAGATTAAGatcattctggaacacattcaaGAAAGaccaagaatattctagagtactgcttgacaatataaaagtaggggtttccagaccaccaatcagttctgctttggttTCCTGAGAAGATACATCGCAAGAGgggaaatggcatcaagaggctgcaatcattctccagatgcattctgctgcatatgtggtcaattcatcaagacaagagcaaagatgttcactgtgacagcatctggaaaaatgtgtgaagcttacaaagcatattttgctgtGCCAGTTGGGAACCAAGACAAGCTTCTACTGGAAACTTTGAACTAAAGAAGTATGGctgaaagttattggagacttcaagatggtggcttttttttatgggactgcaaggaggttttaccaagaatccttgttttctttgcctttgtgaCAGTAGCAACAGACAAGCACTGGTTGAGGCTTTAGTGAAAAGCTATGATGAGATAGGCTGAagaatgtccttgaaggtccatatcctagatgATCACCTCAacaacttcaaggagaatatgggagCATATTCAGAGAAGATTCATATGgcaggaggaagcagtagacacctaccgaaacgataattactcccagtgaggtctaaagcactgttcaagggaTGCTgtcaacttatcattaaacccagctgtgacctcactgaacgtttccctttgtgtatcacaacacaagggggcagtcacagcctgccctctaaagacaactctcttcatccacacaaaactacaagcacctaataacacacacacccttcactcaaaaatgtcaaaattatcatggcgactcctacaccatccTCGGAGTCCATATTCTGGGGAGGAAACCAtcaatgtccccaggtcggattgcctttctgtcgacgaccctaagtgtcgacccccctcaactttttcttcattaacttctgcaacattcgcggtctaagatctagttttcaatctgtacaacaccacctctcctcttctaaacctcatcttcttttcctcactgaaactcaggtgtctgaggcaactgacagtagccccttttctgttccctcctactttttctaccctcattttcgatccaaagctggatgttgcgtttatgtgcgcaacggctTAACCTCTTCTCGTGCCTacgctcttaaatcttccgagttttccaccatctggctacgactacagagtcactctcaaactaaattcatctgtgcagtatacctctcacctaacacctctgactataagaaattctttgactaattaACTTCCAAAGCGGAGCACCTTCTGACTCtattcccttttgcagaaaatctacattcttggagacctcaatgttcaccaccagctttggctttcctctcccttcactgaccatcctggtgaactagccttcaactttgctatcctccacgacctagagcaattggtgtaacacgctactcgtattcctgaccatcttggagatatgcccaacattcttgaccttttcctgacctctaattcttctgcttatgctgtcatcctctcttctccgttgggttgttccgatcataatctcatatctgtttcttgtcctatcactctaaaccctcctcaggatccccctaggcgaaggtgcctctgtcgttttgcctctgctagttgggggacctgaggaggtattttgctaattttccttggaatgactactgcttccgtgtcagagacccgtctttgtgtgccgagcgcataacagaggtgacagtgtttggcatggaagcgtacattcctcactctttttctagacctaaaccttccaaaccttgattctcgtgctatacatgatagagaggtggcccacaaaacgtactaaagacttccatcaccagaatctcatgcactttatatttctgcccggaaccatgctaagtctgttctccaactagccaaaaactccttcattaacagaaagtgtcaaaacctttcaagatctaactcccctcatgacttctggcatctagccaaaaatgtctccaataactttgcttcttcttctttccctcttttatttcaactagatagcaccactgctatcacatctatttctaaagctgaactcttcgctcaaacctttgctaaaaactttaccttggacgattctgagcttgttcctccctctcctccaccctctgattacttcatgctacctattaaaattctttgcaatgatgttttctatgtccttgctggcttaaaccctcagaaggattatggacctgacggggtccctcctattgttctccgaaactgtgtctccgtgcttgcaccttgcctagccaaactctttcacctttgtctgtcaacatctgcctttccttcttgctggaagtttgcctacattcagcctgttcctaaaaaggctgaccgttctaatccctcaaactaccgtcctattgctttaatttcctgcttatctaaagtttttgagtctatcctcaacaggaagattctaaaacatctatcacttcacaaccttctatctgatcgccagtaagggttccgtcaaggccgctctactggtgatcttctggctttctttactgagtctttgtcatcctcttatagagattttggtgaaacttttgtagttgccttggacatatcagaaccttttgatagagtttggcacaaagctttgatttagactgaaaataaggatagagaaagtaggagggaagagagaagagggtacTGTCAATTGTtttagacacctgtgtttcggtgaagaaaagaagttgaggttaggtagagaagaggtggtgtcctacagattgaaaactagatTTATAGccgcgaatgttgtagaagttaatgaaaaaaaaatgttgtggaCGGTTTCAAGATCTTGGGGTCGATACAAGAAGCCAGtgcgacctgggaacatttgtggtcccctccagACGTGGACTCAAAGGCTAGTATGTGAGTCGCCATATTCAATTTTGAATTATGAGTGAACGGTGTGCgcgtaattaggtgcatgtagatTTAgtttgtgaaggaagagagttgtctttagaggtcCGGTACTTGAGACCTCACTGTGATTTACTATCAtttggcaggtgtctattgCCTCTTTCTACTAAATGAATATTAGGGCTGTTATATACAGTTGCCATGGTAaatatgagagggagagagagagagagagagagagagagagagagagagagagagagagagagagagagagagagagagagagagagatttacctaATCTGCTCActaacacatgcacacacacacactctctctctctctctctctctctctctctctctctctctctctctctctctctctctctctctctctctctctcccattctctctcacacacaccacacacacacacacacacacac
The DNA window shown above is from Scylla paramamosain isolate STU-SP2022 chromosome 41, ASM3559412v1, whole genome shotgun sequence and carries:
- the LOC135092872 gene encoding uncharacterized protein LOC135092872; protein product: MAGGAAVNTPNTCRRKTVYQPSVRTLLVCPVALIRPYDGCAVVWRRGLVLDFQPLTTTSKCLCAVVAHSQCDRLLLVSMYMPNDDNCDRSFEIFGEVLNELSAMINLYDGYDIIAGDFNVDFYRRSHNADLLKLFLNEEN